The genomic stretch CGCTTATGACAGCCAATGCACTGCTTTACGATCATCCTACTGTATCTCATCAGTCTTCCCTTGAACGCGCCCTTGAGCGGTCCAGCATGATAGACTATTCATTTGCATGGCCAAATAATCTCATGTAACACACACAACCTTCGCAAGGCCGTGAACCGTGAACCGGCTGGGAACCTTGAAAGTAAACATGCTAGCTGATGGTAAGGATACAGCTGCCCCTCTCGCTCTCTTTCAGGATCATCCTCGCTTGCCATCTCGCTCTCCCCATGCAGCTTCCACGCAGAGAAAGACTTTTAATTGGGTAATCAATTACACCACTAACAAGTCCCTGTCTTGATTTCTTCCTTCCATGGTTGTGCTCCTTTTGTTGGATTCGGCTTTTAGACTATTTGGTAGTGGCATGGTCGTAGAGTGCTCATCTGCGATAGAGGGGGAAGGCTTTGCAATGAATTAGATGCAAGTTGAGCGTAACCTCATCTTTTCTTTTTGCTCCGTTTTAAAGACCGAGCTCTTCCAGAAACCTGTTTCTCTTGAACAACACCCGGATTATTCCGAATACATTTTTCACCCGATGGATCTTTGCACTCTTGAGAAGGTAAACACTCATATTAGATATCgacaataaatacatgttaaaTACATATGCATGATATACATTCACTTTTTTCTCTGCAACACAGAAtgtcaaaaagaaaatgtacggCTGCACCGAGGCCTTCCTGGCAGATGCAAAATGGATTTTGCACAACTGCATCATATACAACGGAGGTATTATATTAATCTACTGTATCATTGGCACAATATTGTGACCACAACAACATTTTCATATTCCAGAATATTATGAAGAGTGATAAAATGAATTGCAAAGTCCCTCATAGTCATGAAAATGAACTTAATCCCAAAACCaccatttccactgcatttcagccccgCCACAAAATGACCATCTGACATCATCTGATGATTGAGTTAGAATTACTGACTggatagttgggatttttgGACATGAGGTTGTATGACACCTCCGTCtgtagtgtagtgcatcaactgtgACTTATCCCCCACTTTGTCCCGTgagttctggttggatttccGTGATCGGGAACATGGTTCTGGTTAGTTAGTGGGGCCGCTTAAGTAAGCTTCTCAAAACAGTGTGTTCAGAAGAGTACATCACAAAAATTACATTCTCTCCCGTCGCATCACGACTATCAATTGTTTAACTGTTATTTCTCCTTTCAGGCAATCACAAACTGACAGCCACGGCTAAAGTCATCGTTAAGATCTGTGAACATGAGGTGAATATGCGGTCTGTGTCATTTCTTGTATTGAAGATTAATTATTAGCGATCGGTTCAGCAAACCCTAATTTTCAATCCTTATTCTGCAGATGAATGAGATTGAAGTCTGTCCCGAGTGTTATCTGTCCGCTTGCCAAAAGAGGGACAACTGGTTCTGTGAGCCGTGTGTAAGCACCAGGCGTTGTACCACTTCCAGCATTCACCATTGGAGCAACGGTGCTCCGCTAAGTTTGCTAAGTTTGCTAAGTTTGACTGTGTCCGCAGGGCAACCCGCACCCTCTGGTGTGGGCTAAATTGAAAGGGTTTCCCTTTTGGCCAGCTAAAGCTCTGCGGGATAAAGACGGCCAAGTGGATGCTCGCTTCTTCGGTCAGCATGACAGGTCTCGGTTCTTTGGACTTCCCTTGTTTGAATGCGTGGTCAACTCTCAAGCCTTTTGTCGCTAACATTTCATGTGATCCTGTAGGGCCTGGGTCCCTTTAAATAACTGTTACCTCATGTCCAAAGAGATTCCTTTCTCCGTGAAGAAGACAAAAAGCATCTTCAACAATGCCATGCAAGAGATGGAAGTCTACGTGGAGAACATGAGGAAGAAGTTTGGTGTATTTAACTACGCTCCCTTCAGGACACCCTACACGCCAGACAACAGCTTTCAAATGCTGCAAGATCCCGCCGACCCCTTATCCACTAGCGTCAAGTCAGAGAAACAGGAAAAAATCAAGCTCAGCTTTGACATGACATCATCTCCAAAGATCTCCTTAACCAGAACCATGTTATGTGGAAGTGGCATCGGAGGGATCGCTACAGGTCGCAGACTGCCGAGTGACATGCCTCGCTCCCCCATGAGCACCAACTCCTCAACCCATACTGGATCAGATGGGGAGGACACCACAGACAGGTCCCAGATGAAAGCCCCAAACAGCCAGGCAAGCATGGGAGAAGAATTCATAGAACCTACAGGTAATCGTTTTATACAATTGTAGACAATTTCAACTTCTATGTTTTCCTTGACTGGTAAATTTCTCCGCATCTCCCAGCATCACCGACTCATACTCGAACTGGTCAGGCTGCCAATTTATCGGACAGTCCCAAACCTTCCCACCCGCAATCTCTTAGCAACCCCAAGCAGGAGAAGGCACAGCTGACAGGCAGCATCCTGAACCTTCATCTAGGTGATGTTCTTGGCCTTTGTTGTATACGAATGCGTGTAGCGTTGCCGCTAGGGATTTACTCCTGTCCTGTACTTCCAGATCGCAGTAAAGCAGACATGGACCTGAAAGAGCTGAGTGAAACCGTTCAACAGAAGCTGGGAACCACGCCTGTTCTCACCTCTCCAAAAAGACAAATCAAGAGCCGTTTCCAGTTGAACTTGGACAAAACCATTGAGAGCTGTAAGGCACAGCTGGGTCAGTACACGTCCATCCGAAAAACACATGAGTGTTATACGTGAACACAGTATTATGCAACATCTCGTATGGTGGCATGTCATTCAAACTGGGGAATTGAATTGATGGCAACTGGACTGGTCAGGTTGTCTTAGACGTTGAGGCTCTTCATCAGTACCCTGAACTGGATAGAACAGATCCAAAGGCGAAACCAGCAGCTGAAGTTGCCATCAATCCAATAGCATGAGAATCAGCCCACCTAGTACTGCCTGGTGTTCCATCATCAGCCATCATCTTGCCATGCCTTGCAGGTATCGAGGAGATCTCCGCTGATGTGTACAAAGGTGTGGAGCACAGTGACTCTGAGGACTCTGATAAATCTGATTTTAGCGACAGTGAGTATGCTAGTGATGAGGGACCAAAGGTCAAAGATCCCCAGGACTCCGCGCCCCCTGAGAAAGTCCAGAAGGAGAGCATGGCCAAAGATCAAACATCTCCATGCAGCCATGCGGACAAACCCGATGCCCCTCTCATATCTAAGTCTGCAGCAGCGGATGTCAGTGCAACGCCGTCAGAAACTTCGCCTGAAGAGAAAGGAAGCAAAGAGAAAGAGAGCCCAGAGAAAAGCACATCTCCCCCAGCATCGCCCGTGTCCACGGAGAAGGGTCGGGTGCCAGAAGAGGCGATGCAACGTGTGCCCGTGGAGGATTCTGATTCCGAGAGGGAGCTGGTTATTGACCTCGGGGAGGAGCAAGGCAACAAGGACAAGAGAAGACGTAAAAAGGATAGCACTGTTAAAGAGTCATCTGCTGCTAAATGTGAAGGTGAGACGTCCTTATTCACGATCCGGACAGATTCATGTGTCCAATAGGCAAATAACGAATGTACTGTACTTCCTCTTGAAGGTAAGTCCCTGACCCCTTCGACGCTTCCATCCCAAAACAGCACAACCCCTTCCACGCCCTCCAGCGTTTCCTCGCAGTCCCCGATGGCCGTTCCTGTCACCATGATCTCCCTGACCACACCTTCTCCAGCAAATGTTAGCCTGGCCACGGTCTCCAGTGCCCCTGCGACCCCGCCCTCTTCCTCGTCCTCGTCAGCCTCTACCACACCCGCTTTGaaaaaacagcgccctctgctgcccCGTGAGACCGTGCCGGTAGTGCAGAGCGCTGTGGTGTGGAATCCCACCGCCAAGCTCCAGACCTCCTCGCAGAAGTGGCCCGTGCGTCAGCAACAGAGCCAGCAGCCCGGGGCGGCCGCCCAAATTCAAGCGTCATCGCCCAGACAGGGCCAGACGCAAGCGTCCGACAACGGCTCCACGTTAGCGTCCTCATCTTCAGCATCTTCCCAAAGCACACGTTATCAGACCAGACAGGCGATCAAAGGTACATCACATCAACTTCAGGTTCCGTTGAGGAGCCGCCACAACGTCAAGCTCTTTGTTTCCAATGACTGACGTGTGAATATTCCATGACAGCCGTGCACCTGAAGGACACACCACTGAGTACATCAGCGGTCACCCTGGTGTCCAGCAGTCCTGCCTTAGCGTCGGGTTTAGGCACgtcttcttcatcctcatcgGTGGAGAGCGAGCAGTACATCTCCACAGCCTCGGCAGATGTTGCTGCAGATATCGCCAAGTACACCAACAAAGTAGGCATTATGAACCGGGAACGTTGGGTTGATCACACGCTACACGCGTGGCATGACTTGGTTGTGTCTTCCAGATCATGGATGCGATCAAAGGTACGGTGACTGAAATCTACAGTGACCTATCAAAGAGCTCTTCAGGAAGTACTATTACCGAAGTAGGTGTTTGCAGTCTACGTACGGTATTATGATACCGCGCCCTAACAGGGTCTTTGTGTCCATGAAGTTGCTTGGTCTCATCTTTTGTTGCTTTCAGATGAGACGACTTAGGATTGAAATTGAAAAGTTACAGTGGTTACATCAGCAGGAGTTGGCGGAGATGAAGCACAACCTCGGTATGGATTTAGtatcaatcatcaatcaatcgtgtgtgtgtgtgtgtgtgatagtgGATCCATGTGGTCTAGGCCCTTCAGTGGTCCCCAATGAGGCTTTTCTGACCGATACatgttgttatgttgtgttacAATGTGTTCCATGTGGCCAAACCTTGCAGTCAccaaaacataatataataatcataataatcataataatgctaGGGATTTCCAATGTTGCTCTAGTCTGTCAATATTATCTGTGGGGCAGaaattctgtgtgtgttttgcaaacAACACATCAATATAGTCTtccacgcaggccacacagctaagagacatgagttcgattccaccctccaccgttcatcctcccccattccaaaaacatgctaggttaattggccactccaaattgtccataggtatgaatgtgagtgtgaatggttgtttgtctatatgtgccctgtgattgaccctgatggaccctgcctcttggccgtagtctgctgggataggctccagcataccccctgtgacgcaagtgaggataagcggtagaaaatgaatgaatgataatacttGTCAATGATTGATACTGCGTGTATAATATTGCGTACTTTGTGTACACGACTCCAGAGCTTACAATGGCTGAGATGAGGCAAAGTCTGGAGCAGGAACGAGAGCGACTGGTGACGGAGGTGAAGAAACAGCTGGAGCAGGAGAAGCAACAAGCGGTGGATGAAACCAAGAAGAAACAGTGGTGCGCTAACTGCCGCAAGGAGGCCATCTTCTACTGCTGCTGGAACACCAGCTACTGCGATTACCCCTGCCAGCAGGCTCACTGGCCCGAACACATGAAGTCCTGCACTCAGTCAGGTGGGCTTCCCAAAGGGGGCGCTGTGTTCCCTAGTCCCCATTCCATACCGCATTTGacactttgttgtgtttttagccACGGCTCCACAGCAAGAACCCGACGCCGAGTCTACGGGAGACTTGCCCGGCAAAAGTGGAGGACAAGCAAACTGTGGACCAAACAACCTGCGAGACACGCCCGTCTCCGCGCCATCGGATAAagactctgagacaggaaacagcAGTGACAATGTTGCTGTCCCTTTGTCTTAACTGTTCAATATACtcatcccccccgccccccaacccccaacccccactaCACATCTGTTTTCTCTATGTTCCCTTTAAACGTGGGTGTATCCAAACTATGATTATCCATTTCTTTGTCCTTTTATGGCTCAATGGTATCTCCCTGTGCTCCGTCTCCTTTCACTTCCCGGTGTGAAAACTACACTTGGAAGTTCCCGGGAAAAGGGGGCCAGTTAAAAAAAGAGTGCACTACATGCAGTATTCCATGTACTCGGCTTGGTCAGGAATTTGTGGGAGCGTGCATGACTGTCTCAAAGGTACGTGTACTAAGTGTAAAGAACTAAAACTGCAACCATGTAACCAGTTCACTATTACAGTTAGTtacttttttatgatattaacTTATTTGTTATTTGCCTGCTGTATACGGTATTCCCAAGAGAAGAATGAAGGAATTTGGAATAAGCTGCTGGTGTACTTGTATGTGTTGGACATGACAataagtatatacagtacataacgtGTGATAAGAAGCGTACAGGCAGACATGCTATTTTTAGCCTCAACTAATGTCTAACTAAGCCCGACTTCACGCCACACGTGTATCGTAAACGTTACGTCCGAGCAGcgttttattcatgtacatttAAAAGGGACcgtttatgctcatttttcggctctttgtgtggagttgtggactcctatagagcagttacattcaataaccagcacaggaagctttctagttcttccagaatctgcaactattcAGCTGTACTTCTTTGGATTTCGGgcttctgttttaatgtattccacccatggcccaccgCCGaccatgcccactccgctgtgggtttttttcttatGTTGTCTTTGTAAAGCTGGTGTTTTGGGTCATATCAGAGGTTACATTTCTCCACTTCAAGGATTAGTCATTCGTCACCCATCGTCTTCGCTGCAATGAACGCTGGTTACATAACACAGTGTCTTTCAGGCTTTTATTTGGTTAAAAATCCAAATTCTCCTACTTCTACTCCTGTTGATAAATGTGTAAACGCGACTAATGACAACGTGCGTGTTGCACCGCATCGGGTGTGAATTCAACAGAACTTACAAATACATCATTCGTGCATATTAACACAAAGGAAACACAACTTTAGAGCAGcccatgtatgtgtatatgtactagtatgtatatatatatatctatatggaATATGTGACAACAACCAACTGGACTTTCCCACCAGCATCAAAGCTACCATCAGTATAGATCTATAAATAGACATTTGTACCTAAGAACAGCCTCACCTGTTTGGGCCGCCATGTTGGATATGGAACTCATGTGAGGAAAGGACTGGATTTCATAAAGTGCCTTTCTTCATTGTTTGCTAGCTGGTTTCACAGCGGGAACGTCCTATTAGTCACAAaaccagtaaaaaaatatgttagggTGGCCAAATACAGTTCCAAGTCATTTTTAAGTCTTACCTGTGGAAGTTAAGGCCACATCCAATATTGCCGCGCCGTCGACGTCAATAAACGAACTCGTTAATTAGCTAATAACCGAAACTATATATTTCACATCACAATAGCACTAACTgtttagtatattatattataaacacATTGTGGAAAAGGCTACAATACATATAGAGAGGAGCTTAAATGTACAATTTGACATGAAAAACACAACTGTTTTAGGAAGACTATTACCCAAACTGGAGCGAAgtggcgccccctggtggccagAGCTCCTACTACAGTTCAATACAAACAATACATACAGATGTCTTGTATGGCTAATTCAATTCAACGTGGATTGCTacgaaaaatacatttaatgtacacaaacagacATTATCACTAAAAAGATGTCAATGAAAGTGCATTAAATAGTTAAATGGCGGCCTACACACAGAGAAGTGCCGCAGTGGGATACAGTAATGCATAATTAATTTGCATATTgattcattttattgttatCTCGTTTGAACGTGGGAGTCCTATTTTGCATGGCAGAATCCTCCAGATTGCTGCTTCAACAAAGTCAGTTCAGCaccatccacatccacatccactgGGAAATGAAAGATCATTCCAAGCCAGAACGTAGAAACACTggaactttatttattttacacattcATTTTGGGGACTAATTTCCACAAGTTTCCGCATGTGAATTTGAGGACAAGACAGACAATGACGAATGGCTGACGGACTGACAGACTATTTGGTGGTCTCTGTGTTCGTGGATATCAGCGTGTTTCATACTAGAAGGACCCGCCTTGGTTTGTGTGGGCATCAGTTCTCAGTGGCAGACAGTATTTCTTTATATACAGTCACTGATATGCACGACTACAGAGATGACACGTGGAGACAAAGCCAACGAGCGCCACTGCTGGGTAAGTCACGTTGGTTGTCGATCCCTCGCTACTGGCGGTAGGCGCCCAGTTCCTctctcctgattggctgtgacAGACTTTGTGTGGGAGAGCGAGTGGAGGCAGTCTTCAGAACtgtggggggagaaaaaaaagacaaccaaCGGGTCCACGTAACTCTTTTTGCGTACATGATTAACAAAGGAGTACTTATATTGTAGACCAAAGCACCAAATGAACGCTCACAGACTACGAGTTTCTTACGTTCTTAAGGAATTCCTCCGCGACGATACGGGCTCTGGCATTAACGGACAACTTCATCTCGCTGATCTCCTTGTCGATCTCCTCCATGAAATGGATGACAAAGTCCACCAGCTTGTGTTTGTACATCTGCTCCGTGTGGAAGTTGGTGATCAAGAAGCTGATGTCATAGCCCTGCATCACACGGGCGTACATTAACCACGAATCAACCATACGCATGCGTGGGAGTGGGTTGTCAAatgggggggggtggatttAGTCATATAGTCAAAgtgcatgaacatgaacatacatcttactcttttctgtgtgttctaaagatataaaaacagctaaaacagGCAGCAAACTAATGCAAGCAATCCGCTCATTTCTCC from Doryrhamphus excisus isolate RoL2022-K1 chromosome 1, RoL_Dexc_1.0, whole genome shotgun sequence encodes the following:
- the zmynd8 gene encoding MYND-type zinc finger-containing chromatin reader ZMYND8 isoform X5 — translated: MNQSLVSNGSPKVAEPVSVFSFNEYPQQNSKKSFQGQAWVVRIWGVAEEVKTIDALTEEMENSTRSKDTGSTERATQKRKMPSPSHSSNGHSSADTSPGPVKKKKKPGAVTSSKDQDGRNDFYCWLCHREGQVLCCELCPRVYHAKCLKLPAEPEGDWFCPECEKITVAECIETQSKAMMMLTIEQLSYLLKFALQKMKQPGTELFQKPVSLEQHPDYSEYIFHPMDLCTLEKNVKKKMYGCTEAFLADAKWILHNCIIYNGGNHKLTATAKVIVKICEHEMNEIEVCPECYLSACQKRDNWFCEPCGNPHPLVWAKLKGFPFWPAKALRDKDGQVDARFFGQHDRAWVPLNNCYLMSKEIPFSVKKTKSIFNNAMQEMEVYVENMRKKFGVFNYAPFRTPYTPDNSFQMLQDPADPLSTSVKSEKQEKIKLSFDMTSSPKISLTRTMLCGSGIGGIATGRRLPSDMPRSPMSTNSSTHTGSDGEDTTDRSQMKAPNSQASMGEEFIEPTASPTHTRTGQAANLSDSPKPSHPQSLSNPKQEKAQLTGSILNLHLDRSKADMDLKELSETVQQKLGTTPVLTSPKRQIKSRFQLNLDKTIESCKAQLGIEEISADVYKGVEHSDSEDSDKSDFSDSEYASDEGPKVKDPQDSAPPEKVQKESMAKDQTSPCSHADKPDAPLISKSAAADVSATPSETSPEEKGSKEKESPEKSTSPPASPVSTEKGRVPEEAMQRVPVEDSDSERELVIDLGEEQGNKDKRRRKKDSTVKESSAAKCEGKSLTPSTLPSQNSTTPSTPSSVSSQSPMAVPVTMISLTTPSPANVSLATVSSAPATPPSSSSSSASTTPALKKQRPLLPRETVPVVQSAVVWNPTAKLQTSSQKWPVRQQQSQQPGAAAQIQASSPRQGQTQASDNGSTLASSSSASSQSTRYQTRQAIKAVHLKDTPLSTSAVTLVSSSPALASGLGTSSSSSSVESEQYISTASADVAADIAKYTNKIMDAIKGTVTEIYSDLSKSSSGSTITEMRRLRIEIEKLQWLHQQELAEMKHNLELTMAEMRQSLEQERERLVTEVKKQLEQEKQQAVDETKKKQWCANCRKEAIFYCCWNTSYCDYPCQQAHWPEHMKSCTQSATAPQQEPDAESTGDLPGKSGGQANCGPNNLRDTPVSAPSDKDSETGNSSDNVAVPLS
- the zmynd8 gene encoding MYND-type zinc finger-containing chromatin reader ZMYND8 isoform X8 — encoded protein: MHPQSVAEEVKTIDALTEEMENSTRSKDTGSTERATQKRKMPSPSHSSNGHSSADTSPGPVKKKKKPGAVTSSKDQDGRNDFYCWLCHREGQVLCCELCPRVYHAKCLKLPAEPEGDWFCPECEKITVAECIETQSKAMMMLTIEQLSYLLKFALQKMKQPGTELFQKPVSLEQHPDYSEYIFHPMDLCTLEKNVKKKMYGCTEAFLADAKWILHNCIIYNGGNHKLTATAKVIVKICEHEMNEIEVCPECYLSACQKRDNWFCEPCGNPHPLVWAKLKGFPFWPAKALRDKDGQVDARFFGQHDRAWVPLNNCYLMSKEIPFSVKKTKSIFNNAMQEMEVYVENMRKKFGVFNYAPFRTPYTPDNSFQMLQDPADPLSTSVKSEKQEKIKLSFDMTSSPKISLTRTMLCGSGIGGIATGRRLPSDMPRSPMSTNSSTHTGSDGEDTTDRSQMKAPNSQASMGEEFIEPTASPTHTRTGQAANLSDSPKPSHPQSLSNPKQEKAQLTGSILNLHLDRSKADMDLKELSETVQQKLGTTPVLTSPKRQIKSRFQLNLDKTIESCKAQLGIEEISADVYKGVEHSDSEDSDKSDFSDSEYASDEGPKVKDPQDSAPPEKVQKESMAKDQTSPCSHADKPDAPLISKSAAADVSATPSETSPEEKGSKEKESPEKSTSPPASPVSTEKGRVPEEAMQRVPVEDSDSERELVIDLGEEQGNKDKRRRKKDSTVKESSAAKCEGKSLTPSTLPSQNSTTPSTPSSVSSQSPMAVPVTMISLTTPSPANVSLATVSSAPATPPSSSSSSASTTPALKKQRPLLPRETVPVVQSAVVWNPTAKLQTSSQKWPVRQQQSQQPGAAAQIQASSPRQGQTQASDNGSTLASSSSASSQSTRYQTRQAIKAVHLKDTPLSTSAVTLVSSSPALASGLGTSSSSSSVESEQYISTASADVAADIAKYTNKIMDAIKGTVTEIYSDLSKSSSGSTITEMRRLRIEIEKLQWLHQQELAEMKHNLELTMAEMRQSLEQERERLVTEVKKQLEQEKQQAVDETKKKQWCANCRKEAIFYCCWNTSYCDYPCQQAHWPEHMKSCTQSATAPQQEPDAESTGDLPGKSGGQANCGPNNLRDTPVSAPSDKDSETGNSSDNVAVPLS
- the zmynd8 gene encoding MYND-type zinc finger-containing chromatin reader ZMYND8 isoform X7, encoding MHPQSVAEEVKTIDALTEEMENSTRSKDTGSTERATQKRKMPSPSHSSNGHSSADTSPGPVKKKKKPGAVTSSKDQSELRHGPFYYVKQPALTTDPVDVVPQDGRNDFYCWLCHREGQVLCCELCPRVYHAKCLKLPAEPEGDWFCPECEKITVAECIETQSKAMMMLTIEQLSYLLKFALQKMKQPGTELFQKPVSLEQHPDYSEYIFHPMDLCTLEKNVKKKMYGCTEAFLADAKWILHNCIIYNGGNHKLTATAKVIVKICEHEMNEIEVCPECYLSACQKRDNWFCEPCGNPHPLVWAKLKGFPFWPAKALRDKDGQVDARFFGQHDRAWVPLNNCYLMSKEIPFSVKKTKSIFNNAMQEMEVYVENMRKKFGVFNYAPFRTPYTPDNSFQMLQDPADPLSTSVKSEKQEKIKLSFDMTSSPKISLTRTMLCGSGIGGIATGRRLPSDMPRSPMSTNSSTHTGSDGEDTTDRSQMKAPNSQASMGEEFIEPTASPTHTRTGQAANLSDSPKPSHPQSLSNPKQEKAQLTGSILNLHLDRSKADMDLKELSETVQQKLGTTPVLTSPKRQIKSRFQLNLDKTIESCKAQLGIEEISADVYKGVEHSDSEDSDKSDFSDSEYASDEGPKVKDPQDSAPPEKVQKESMAKDQTSPCSHADKPDAPLISKSAAADVSATPSETSPEEKGSKEKESPEKSTSPPASPVSTEKGRVPEEAMQRVPVEDSDSERELVIDLGEEQGNKDKRRRKKDSTVKESSAAKCEGKSLTPSTLPSQNSTTPSTPSSVSSQSPMAVPVTMISLTTPSPANVSLATVSSAPATPPSSSSSSASTTPALKKQRPLLPRETVPVVQSAVVWNPTAKLQTSSQKWPVRQQQSQQPGAAAQIQASSPRQGQTQASDNGSTLASSSSASSQSTRYQTRQAIKAVHLKDTPLSTSAVTLVSSSPALASGLGTSSSSSSVESEQYISTASADVAADIAKYTNKIMDAIKGTVTEIYSDLSKSSSGSTITEMRRLRIEIEKLQWLHQQELAEMKHNLELTMAEMRQSLEQERERLVTEVKKQLEQEKQQAVDETKKKQWCANCRKEAIFYCCWNTSYCDYPCQQAHWPEHMKSCTQSATAPQQEPDAESTGDLPGKSGGQANCGPNNLRDTPVSAPSDKDSETGNSSDNVAVPLS